In Equus przewalskii isolate Varuska chromosome 6, EquPr2, whole genome shotgun sequence, one DNA window encodes the following:
- the HINFP gene encoding histone H4 transcription factor isoform X2, protein MPPPGKVPRKENLGLQCEWASCSFVCSAMEEFCEHVTQHLQQHLHGSGEEEEEDPLEEEFSCLWQECGFCSLDSSADLIRHVYFHCYHTKLKQWGLQALQSQADLSPCILDFQSRNVIPDIPDHFLCLWEHCESSFDNPEWFYRHVEAHSLCCEYQAVGKDNHVVLCGWKGCTCTFKDRCKLREHLRSHTQEKVVACPTCGGMFANNTKFLDHIRRQTSLDQQRFQCSHCSKRFATERLLRDHMRNHVNHYKCPLCDMTCPLPSSLRNHMRFRHSEDRPFKCDCCDYSCKNLIDLRKHLDTHSKEPAYRCDFENCSFSARSLCSVKSHYRKVHEGDSEPRYKCHVCDKCFTRGNNLTVHLRKKHQFKWPSGHPRFRPRPFLHPLPVFAALCAPASPGTRSTKTATCGCSWFAMRV, encoded by the exons ATGCCGCCCCCTGGGAAAGTTCCCCGAAAGGAGAACCTGGGGCTCCAGTGTGAGTGGGCGTCCTGCTCCTTTGTGTGCTCTGCCATGGAGGAGTTCTGCGAGCACGTCACTCAGCACCTGCAGCAGCATCTGCATGGCtccggggaggaggaggaggaggacccgCTGG AGGAAGAATTCTCCTGCTTGTGGCAGGAGTGTGGCTTTTGTTCCCTGGACAGTTCTGCTGACCTCATCCGCCATGTCTACTTCCACTGCTACCACACCAAGCTGAAACAGTGGGGGCTGCAGGCCCTGCAGAGCCAGGCTGACCTCAGCCCCTGCATCCTGGACTTCCAGAGCCGCAATGTCATCCCTGACATCCCTGACCACTTCCTGTGTCTGTGGGAGCACTGTGAG agctcctttGACAATCCTGAGTGGTTCTATCGGCACGTGGAAGCACACAGCCTGTGCTGTGAATACCAAGCAGTCGGCAAGGACAACCATGTGGTGCTATGTGGCTGGAAAG GCTGCACCTGCACCTTCAAGGACCGCTGTAAGCTTCGAGAGCACCTCCGCAGCCATACCCAGGAGAAGGTAGTGGCCTGCCCCACCTGCGGGGGCATGTTTGCCAACAACACCAAGTTCTTAGATCACATCCGGCGCCAGACCTCATTGGATC AGCAACGCTTCCAGTGCTCTCACTGTTCCAAGAGATTTGCCACGGAGCGGCTATTGCGGGACCATATGCGTAACCACG TGAATCACTATAAGTGCCCTCTGTGTGACATGACCTGTCCGCTGCCATCCTCCCTCCGAAACCACATGCGCTTTCGCCATAGTGAGGACCGGCCCTTTAAATGTGACTGTTGTGACTATAG CTGCAAGAATCTGATCGACCTCCGGAAGCATCTGGACACCCATAGCAAGGAGCCAGCCTACAGGTGTGACTTTGAGAACTGCAGCTTCAGTGCCCGATCCCTCTGCTCTGTCAAGTCCCATTACCGAAAAGTGCATGAA GGAGACTCAGAGCCAAGGTACAAATGTCACGTGTGTGACAAATGCTTCACAAGGGGCAACAACCTCACCGTGCACCTTCGCAAGAAGCACCAGTTCAAGTGGCCCTCAGGGCACCCCCGTTTTCG TCCCAGGCCTTTTTTGCATCCCCTGCCTGTGTTTGCTGCCCTGTGTGCTCCTGCTTCACCAGGTACAAGGAGCACGAAGACGGCTACATGCGGCTGCAGCTGGTTCGCTATGAGAGTGTAG
- the HINFP gene encoding histone H4 transcription factor isoform X1: MPPPGKVPRKENLGLQCEWASCSFVCSAMEEFCEHVTQHLQQHLHGSGEEEEEDPLEEEFSCLWQECGFCSLDSSADLIRHVYFHCYHTKLKQWGLQALQSQADLSPCILDFQSRNVIPDIPDHFLCLWEHCESSFDNPEWFYRHVEAHSLCCEYQAVGKDNHVVLCGWKGCTCTFKDRCKLREHLRSHTQEKVVACPTCGGMFANNTKFLDHIRRQTSLDQQRFQCSHCSKRFATERLLRDHMRNHVNHYKCPLCDMTCPLPSSLRNHMRFRHSEDRPFKCDCCDYSCKNLIDLRKHLDTHSKEPAYRCDFENCSFSARSLCSVKSHYRKVHEGDSEPRYKCHVCDKCFTRGNNLTVHLRKKHQFKWPSGHPRFRYKEHEDGYMRLQLVRYESVELTQQLLRQLQEGSDLGASLSESSLQGTILETVPGEPGPQEEAEEEEEGRGHEATALSASQDTPSPVIHVVNQTNAQGEREIVYYVLSEAPGEAPQPLSPPQGASWKSFGE, from the exons ATGCCGCCCCCTGGGAAAGTTCCCCGAAAGGAGAACCTGGGGCTCCAGTGTGAGTGGGCGTCCTGCTCCTTTGTGTGCTCTGCCATGGAGGAGTTCTGCGAGCACGTCACTCAGCACCTGCAGCAGCATCTGCATGGCtccggggaggaggaggaggaggacccgCTGG AGGAAGAATTCTCCTGCTTGTGGCAGGAGTGTGGCTTTTGTTCCCTGGACAGTTCTGCTGACCTCATCCGCCATGTCTACTTCCACTGCTACCACACCAAGCTGAAACAGTGGGGGCTGCAGGCCCTGCAGAGCCAGGCTGACCTCAGCCCCTGCATCCTGGACTTCCAGAGCCGCAATGTCATCCCTGACATCCCTGACCACTTCCTGTGTCTGTGGGAGCACTGTGAG agctcctttGACAATCCTGAGTGGTTCTATCGGCACGTGGAAGCACACAGCCTGTGCTGTGAATACCAAGCAGTCGGCAAGGACAACCATGTGGTGCTATGTGGCTGGAAAG GCTGCACCTGCACCTTCAAGGACCGCTGTAAGCTTCGAGAGCACCTCCGCAGCCATACCCAGGAGAAGGTAGTGGCCTGCCCCACCTGCGGGGGCATGTTTGCCAACAACACCAAGTTCTTAGATCACATCCGGCGCCAGACCTCATTGGATC AGCAACGCTTCCAGTGCTCTCACTGTTCCAAGAGATTTGCCACGGAGCGGCTATTGCGGGACCATATGCGTAACCACG TGAATCACTATAAGTGCCCTCTGTGTGACATGACCTGTCCGCTGCCATCCTCCCTCCGAAACCACATGCGCTTTCGCCATAGTGAGGACCGGCCCTTTAAATGTGACTGTTGTGACTATAG CTGCAAGAATCTGATCGACCTCCGGAAGCATCTGGACACCCATAGCAAGGAGCCAGCCTACAGGTGTGACTTTGAGAACTGCAGCTTCAGTGCCCGATCCCTCTGCTCTGTCAAGTCCCATTACCGAAAAGTGCATGAA GGAGACTCAGAGCCAAGGTACAAATGTCACGTGTGTGACAAATGCTTCACAAGGGGCAACAACCTCACCGTGCACCTTCGCAAGAAGCACCAGTTCAAGTGGCCCTCAGGGCACCCCCGTTTTCG GTACAAGGAGCACGAAGACGGCTACATGCGGCTGCAGCTGGTTCGCTATGAGAGTGTAGAGCTGACACAGCAACTGCTGCGGCAACTGCAGGAGGGCTCGGACCTGGGCGCATCCCTGAGTGAGAGCAGCCTGCAGGGCACCATTTTAGAAACAGTACCAGGGGAGCCAGGACCCCAGGAAGAGgcggaagaggaagaggagggcaggggccatgaGGCGACAGCCCTCTCAGCCTCTCAGGACACTCCCAGCCCCGTCATCCACGTGGTGAATCAGACCAACGCCCAAGGCGAGCGAGAGATTGTCTACTATGTGCTGTCTGAGGCCCCGGGAGAGGCCCCCCAGCCACTGAGTCCCCCTCAGGGGGCATCATGGAAAAGCTTTGGGGAATAG
- the HINFP gene encoding histone H4 transcription factor isoform X3: MRNHVNHYKCPLCDMTCPLPSSLRNHMRFRHSEDRPFKCDCCDYSCKNLIDLRKHLDTHSKEPAYRCDFENCSFSARSLCSVKSHYRKVHEGDSEPRYKCHVCDKCFTRGNNLTVHLRKKHQFKWPSGHPRFRYKEHEDGYMRLQLVRYESVELTQQLLRQLQEGSDLGASLSESSLQGTILETVPGEPGPQEEAEEEEEGRGHEATALSASQDTPSPVIHVVNQTNAQGEREIVYYVLSEAPGEAPQPLSPPQGASWKSFGE, from the exons ATGCGTAACCACG TGAATCACTATAAGTGCCCTCTGTGTGACATGACCTGTCCGCTGCCATCCTCCCTCCGAAACCACATGCGCTTTCGCCATAGTGAGGACCGGCCCTTTAAATGTGACTGTTGTGACTATAG CTGCAAGAATCTGATCGACCTCCGGAAGCATCTGGACACCCATAGCAAGGAGCCAGCCTACAGGTGTGACTTTGAGAACTGCAGCTTCAGTGCCCGATCCCTCTGCTCTGTCAAGTCCCATTACCGAAAAGTGCATGAA GGAGACTCAGAGCCAAGGTACAAATGTCACGTGTGTGACAAATGCTTCACAAGGGGCAACAACCTCACCGTGCACCTTCGCAAGAAGCACCAGTTCAAGTGGCCCTCAGGGCACCCCCGTTTTCG GTACAAGGAGCACGAAGACGGCTACATGCGGCTGCAGCTGGTTCGCTATGAGAGTGTAGAGCTGACACAGCAACTGCTGCGGCAACTGCAGGAGGGCTCGGACCTGGGCGCATCCCTGAGTGAGAGCAGCCTGCAGGGCACCATTTTAGAAACAGTACCAGGGGAGCCAGGACCCCAGGAAGAGgcggaagaggaagaggagggcaggggccatgaGGCGACAGCCCTCTCAGCCTCTCAGGACACTCCCAGCCCCGTCATCCACGTGGTGAATCAGACCAACGCCCAAGGCGAGCGAGAGATTGTCTACTATGTGCTGTCTGAGGCCCCGGGAGAGGCCCCCCAGCCACTGAGTCCCCCTCAGGGGGCATCATGGAAAAGCTTTGGGGAATAG